The DNA window CCAACCGAGTGAGCCAACGACTTCTCACAGATCCATATCTtcaattttatgtatttaaaaatttcTCCCCTTGCAGAGATCGTTCCGCAAGGAGTTGTTCGAGGACGCGGCGATGCGGCTCGCGAAGGCGTGCATCAAGACGCCCTCCGAGATCGAGCGCTTCAAGGCACTCGCAGAGAGCGCTTACCAGATTGCCGGTGAcctaacattttttttctttatgaattcatatattttttggtaaatataaatataattggaTCTTAACGATATCTTGACTATTGCCAACAATTTTTGGAATATTTTGACTAACAGAAAAGTTATTGTGTAAAGCAGGTATGTAAAGCGTAACAGCGCCTCTAGTGGTCACTACACTATAATTAAACAAATGATAGAATATCTGTTGACAGACGAAAACGCATATCAGAGCCCGTAGCATAAactttcatcgtgaacgtgaagcattactcgatgaattttgtaggacaaattttagttctgctaccgaccgccaggggcgctgttcatattttcatattaaattaCTCGATAAATTTAACTTCAAGTTCACGATTTAAATTTATGCTAAGGGCTCACGGTTGGTTTGTTTATTGGTCCATCTTCTCTCGCTAACGTGCATTCATTTGTTCCCCAGTGTCGAACCAGCAGCAGAGCGACGAGTACGCGGACGCGCCCGAGGAGTTCCGCGACCCGCTCATGGACACGCTCATGACCGACCCCGTGCTGCTGCCCTCCGGCAAGGTACACTCAGCTAAACATATATGTGTGGCACCCCTGCGCAGACACTTTCATTTTATGGTCAACTGACGGGCCATGAAAAGTTTTTACTAAGTACATCTcatgttattaataattagtaaTTGCCGTTTTCTAAGCGTGTCggtaaaaaaaatgggacaCTAGAGCGagtctagggtttgtcactgtggAGAAAAGATTAGaaggaaagaaagaaaaaacagAGAGCAATACTGATGAAGTCAACCACACAAATCacatttatataggtacataaaaattatttgCTGTCATCGTCAAAAAGGTGTAGACTCAGCTGTAATGCAGTGCCCTTTGTTAGTCAGTCAGTATAGCGTCAGTCAGAATCGACAGCTTTACGTGCCGGCCAGCATAGCATAGTAGATGTCATAATAAAGTTTTGTTCTTTATTTCGTAGATAATGGATAGATCCGTGATTCTGCGGCACCTGCTCAACAGCAGCACCGACCCCTTCAACAGACAGCCGCTGACAGAGGATCAACTACGTCCAGGTACCAAATAATATAGGAAAGTGCCCGAGTACTAAAATTACCTCTAGGCAAAATACTCTACTGCTGAAAATTGGCCTATCACATCAAGAAGGGCTTTCGCCCCCAGGATTGTGTGCATTCTGAGATTTCTGAGTAATAGTATACTGACAACAACTTAccctatgtattttttatatttcagcaAGCGACCTCAAAGAGCGTATTATTCAATGGCAGCGTGAGAAAGCGTCCACGTCGCAGGCGCCCTAAACGCCAACACTGAAGTCTGATGTATATAACCCAATATAATAAAGACTACTGGATGTCCAGTACCATAGACGGACTATTGTCCACGTGCATGAATGTGAGATTATTTTAAGTATCAAGCCATAGGACACTTGTTTATCGGTGTGGGATCTGCAACAGCAACTTTACACATCGTGAGCAAGCGTCCACACGGCTACACCAGAGGCAAGATTGGATTTGTGCATTTTATAGGAAATCTGAAAACGTGTGCAAGTTACTACAATATGTTTAGGTCGGCTCTCATTAGTGTAACTAATGACTTTTTAAGtctgtataatatgtatggaATGTTCATTCATAAGACTTTATTTTTTGTGCAAAAGAAACGATAGAGATGATTTGATTTATACAATTTATGGATTTTATATTTGCCTAGTGATATGTTTCAATATTctttgtatattataattataaatcataCTTACTATTATCTCGTACATATATTGTGATTTAGTTCCTCCTGTTTCATACCTTAGATTAGTTAACATGGGAAACGGAGAACGAAATTTCGTAGTATAGAACATTCAGGATCATCATTGTCTTAGATAATATTTATCAGGAAAACATATATCTTACATAATTAAACCTACCTGCACATAAAAAGCTTCTTCTTGAGATGATCCAATTCGTGCAATAGCACCATAATTTTTTGCAGGCATTTcaaatatacttactcatTTACAAGGTCTCAGaaacttgtaaaaaaattgacgtgtatttaatatatgtattaccAAGACGCGCATAAAGCTCTCCCTATGTTCaacatcaataaatataatataaataacttattctggtttcttttaaataataccatatataaatattagcattttttatattttcctaAAAATTAAAGCTTatttactaaatataaattattgtcTGCTTGTtctaaacacaaaatatatttgactAAACTATAGTAATTATAACAAGTTAGAAATAACTGGTCCTTTTCATCTTTGGATAAAGTTATTATGTTGTTAAACAATACAAAGActacattaataaaataatgaagcCTACGAAAGCTCTTATTGGAGCTAGAGTCAGATCTCACACATATCCTAGATAAACATTCAGGCAGGGGAGTAGTCATGTTCATGGTACAAAATCCATAAATTGGAATGCTGTAAACCACaagataatttataaacatgGCAGAGGTAgatatacaattttatatttcgatCTCATAAGTAATTGAtatgataattatgttgtCTTCACAACAGTGCATCATCTGAGAAGgtttgataatgataaatagTATTTCAATACAGTTTctgtaattaataatgctatttatttacattattaacaTTAGAATGAGTATTATTCAAGAGTGACAGTTAATATTCCTAAGTtcataattaagtacataaataaaatcaaggTCTATTGTGTTGATTGAAACAAACATTAAGCTTGATATAGATAAACCTATCTATATTTTGTCATAGGCCTCAAGTATTTTTTCGTTTTACCGCAATAGAAATGGTAATCTGTGAGCAAAGAGACAAGATATAACATAAAGCATAGCAAAGTAGAAATTCAGCCTTGCAGTTTGTCTAGGCACATACCGCATGGACTCTGGACGTCTGAACATCCTCTCAATTTCAAAGGCTCGTGGTAGAGTCAGCATGGGCAGCAGGAACCACATGGAGCACCGCACCGACGCCACCACAAACATAATGTAGGGTGTGAACAGTAGAAATGCATACAGTAGCAATGAGGCAGTCTTTCCAATCAAAATAGCAAGAGTTACAATCTCTGCTTTGCTATCAGTTTCAAGGTCTCTTGTGTTGTTACTATGGAGGATAGCCTCAGTATTCAAGGCCAGGGGTATAGCATAATATATGATAGGCCAATCCACCCTCCCTGTCTGAGCTAGGAAAGCAAACACTACTGACAAAGGACCGAAAATGACTAGAACTACAATATCACCTAAAGCTATGTATTTCAGACCTATTCCACCTGTGTACAAAAAGGATGAGGACAATCCTCCAAAATAAACTAAGGCTAAGTGTTCCATCCGAGCTGGTGATAGAATAACTAAAGGCACAAAAAATGCACAtcctacaaaatacaataaagCACCAAGTGACACCACTTCATCAATACTTAGGATATGGTCCACTAGAGTCCTGTCGTCCGATTTGCGGTTGTCAATGCCTTTGACAAAATCGAAATATGTGTTGATAACATTGCCAGCTCCGTGCACGGGTATGACGGTGCACAGTGTGAGCAGGAAGGTGAGCCAGCTGAAGCTGTCGTCGCCGGGCAGGCGGTAGGCGAGCGCGGCGCCCAGCAGCGTCGGCAGGAAGCTGGCGCTGAGCGACCAGGGCCGCAGCGCCAGCACGTAGGTCCGCACCTTCATCAGCGGATTCCTCGGCCCTGTCGCCTCTTTAGGCTGCTCCAGAAGGTTCCCTTCCACTGGCGCAATGTCTCCATCGTCGGACTTTAAGTCGTCACtcattttattcatttgttGAAACAACTGCTACGTCTGCAGACGCCAGCAATACCGAGACCGGTCGGCAATTAGATCACAATACCGTTATATTCGTAGGTTAGATTATTTAACATATCTGAACACGGCAACGTAATTGACACACATTAAAGTTTGTGCTATTAAGTCTAAATTTGAATTATTCTTTAATGTTGATCATTAGAttagagttaaataaaaaataacattgtaaaactaaaaacactTGCAGTAATTTCTATTTTTCAAAACTTTTGCGTCTGACACTTGACAGTTGACAGTTTCTTTGACACTGACACATGGCTATAAACTTTGACACATAATTGTAAGTTTAGTGATGTACCCACAATGTATTCAAGAAAATAAACatgtattcaaattattttttgaataaaatttattttatttatatttattaaaggcgATTATTTTGCAAAAAGAATTACAAACTCCCTTAAATgagaaagtaggtaagtaactacttTTTAGTCAATAACCATGACCAAGTGTCTTTATGAAAGATACAAAACCATACTTTTTAAATAGGgttcataaatataaaagaaatgtataagtttataaaatttattaaattactgtACTACACTAACAAAATGCCATAACCTATTCTTGCTAAACCAGGGACTTTGTACCAAGTCCTGGAGCTAAACAAAACtctgtgaaagtgacgtatcATTAAACTTATACCCAAGGTCTTCTCATACCTTAAATAAGTACGTCCtcgcaccctgggcagtctGCGACTTACATCTGCGTTAACTGGCTAATTAACTCAttacggtgacaaaccctaatCCTAGTTCTACTGTTTGTCAAGGACACGCTAAGTTTATAGACAAAACTAAATTGGTAAAATAACTGATTTTACGCactttatatacctatttaaccTAAATCCTACACTACAGGAATATAACTTACAGCATAAATGTCATGAACCCGATACATCCAAAACTTATTAACTAGtgaaaaacattattaatgtCAATGCCGATTGGCCATAGCCAGGGCAGGTAAGCAAGCCATTGGTCACTACAAGAATAGAAAGAGATCTTTAAATTTTGGATAAAATAACTGCAATTGCCGCCCCTTTTGCCGCGTCCCCACCAGAAGTAAACTCTAAAGGAAGACTATAGTAATGTTCCACAGCTCTTTGTAGAACAGCATTCCTTGATAGTCCGGAACCATTACCAACTATTCTCTTGATATTAGCGTTAAGAAGAATAGTTTTTGGCATCATGgagtgtatattttcaataatacTATCACAAAGAGAGCGAAACACATTTCCGAGTTGAATGTTGGAAAGATCGATGTTTTCTACAGACGCCTTAGCGGTGGGTATATGCCGTTCACCTAAAAGGTGTGGACTTATTTTCATATCAGTTGGTGGTGGAGCCGCTAAGCCAAGAGCAATCAGCTTTTCAAATACCTTTGACTGCGGAACAGGAAATCCAAATTCCAACATCCATTGTTGTAGCATTTTGACAAAAGTAGCAAGTACATTTCCACCATTTAAAGAGGCTGCAACTACCAAATAATCGTTGTTAAAATAAGGTAAATGTTCGATAGTGCTACACCCTAAATCGGTTATGACATTAGTCACAATAGCAAGCTGTGCCGAAGTTGAAATGTTTAAAACTGCATCTTGTTTAGAGTCAAGAGTGGCCAAAATAGAGCACTGCAGGTCACCAAGTGCTACTCCAACAGGCGTTCCTTCAGGAATTCCATTCCAGGAAGAGGCTAAGTTTCCCACTATTTCTCCGCTTTTTACGACCGTCGGTAGTAAATCAATAGGAAAAccgatactttttaaaatgtcagaattccattcatttgtttcagtATTGAAATAGCCCCAACTTGCAGCGTTTTGATCAGACATTACAGGATCTTTTAAATCACAGAGCATGGCCACAACAAAATCTTGAACTGTTGCTGAGCAATCAaagtttttcaacttttcagGTTTATTTGCGAGCATCCATAGCAGTGTAGCACATCCATACCCTGAATTACATTTCAAATGAGAATCGGGTTTAGGCAACGAATTGAGAAATTCAGGTTTACATCTAGTATCTTGCCACGTATACAGAGCTGACAAATTTTCTCTGATGGCTTCATACCTTATCACGGCTCCAtctttttctattttttcCCACGGTctgaaacaaaatttataaatgaatatttataaattaaataataattagaaatattttcatttatttttaaaattataagctAAAATAGCCGTCGAAGTAAttattacattttgtataGCAAGAAGGAAActacttactttttattattatcgttTTTCCAAAGCACTACTCCATGCATTTGACCACATACTCCAATTTTAACAACGTTCCTTAGTACATCCCTAGGTAAACGAGAAATACAGTAGTGTACGGCTGACACTATTTTTGGAACATCTTGCTTGTTTCCTTCAATCCCCTGGTCACTTGGTATATTAGCAGCTGTATCCTTATTTTGCTTTGCTATAATTTCATTACTTCTTGCGTCTAATACACACACTTTAACAGAAGTTGTACCAATGTCCATACCGAGAACATATTGTTTTTCCGACATTCTGTGACTTGTTATTTCTTAAAAGCACTCTTTCCGTTCGTACAATCTATACAGACAGCAATCGGTAACTGCACTGCAGTAGCTAAATTAACTTGAATAGCATCGTCGCTCGGTCCGGTTCACTCAAACAAATTAACTGGTAGCACTGGTAGGTACCGCAGCGCAGTTTCAATAGATCAAAAGTGTTGACGTCCGGTGTTTATCTTTATCCTCGACAGACTGACAGACTAGCTGCGCTGCTAGTAAATTAGTTACGTAAAACAAActaatatttaggtaagtacctaactacctatcTGTTTACTTTTCTTATCTTGAGTGGTTCTTCTTTTATCAGCTAGTATCTACTCAATTAAATGAATAACTTACTGTATTGAGTCAAAAAATAGCACTTgtgaaaatacctaatatactTCGATAACAgtcaaatattaataatgtaacCTAATctagtatgtaagtactaagtacctacatatataataGGTAAAGTACAGTCGAACTATAAAATTCTGACAAtaaaagagtgcgattttgctaagactttttatcattgagttatatacctatacttatttttacaaacattttaaaaataaaatatgtattgatAATGCCTTTTTAACGAATTTGTcctgtaataaatataataatagatcgattaaatacggtttttaacaattaattagaattcacttccgttttcatgactttatagtttgactgtagATAACCTGTTTTTGGCTTCCCGACAACGACATAATGGGTCCGCGAGACGATCAAGTCGACTTGACAAGTCTACGTGCTTGAAGCAAGCTTGAAGTGAATATTGATCGTTTACAGCGTTGACTTGACAAGTCCCGTCAATATCTACGGGCTTGACCATACTTGACAAAAATTTTGATTGACGGCACTTGCGCTTGATGCGACTTGACGCGATTTGACAACTTTTATACATTTGCGGTCATTTTGGGTCCGCGAGACGATCAAGTCGACTTGTCAAGTCTAC is part of the Plutella xylostella chromosome 3, ilPluXylo3.1, whole genome shotgun sequence genome and encodes:
- the LOC105390779 gene encoding ubiA prenyltransferase domain-containing protein 1 homolog, encoding MNKMSDDLKSDDGDIAPVEGNLLEQPKEATGPRNPLMKVRTYVLALRPWSLSASFLPTLLGAALAYRLPGDDSFSWLTFLLTLCTVIPVHGAGNVINTYFDFVKGIDNRKSDDRTLVDHILSIDEVVSLGALLYFVGCAFFVPLVILSPARMEHLALVYFGGLSSSFLYTGGIGLKYIALGDIVVLVIFGPLSVVFAFLAQTGRVDWPIIYYAIPLALNTEAILHSNNTRDLETDSKAEIVTLAILIGKTASLLLYAFLLFTPYIMFVVASVRCSMWFLLPMLTLPRAFEIERMFRRPESMRYVPRQTARLNFYFAMLYVISCLFAHRLPFLLR
- the LOC105390780 gene encoding sedoheptulokinase, with product MSEKQYVLGMDIGTTSVKVCVLDARSNEIIAKQNKDTAANIPSDQGIEGNKQDVPKIVSAVHYCISRLPRDVLRNVVKIGVCGQMHGVVLWKNDNNKKPWEKIEKDGAVIRYEAIRENLSALYTWQDTRCKPEFLNSLPKPDSHLKCNSGYGCATLLWMLANKPEKLKNFDCSATVQDFVVAMLCDLKDPVMSDQNAASWGYFNTETNEWNSDILKSIGFPIDLLPTVVKSGEIVGNLASSWNGIPEGTPVGVALGDLQCSILATLDSKQDAVLNISTSAQLAIVTNVITDLGCSTIEHLPYFNNDYLVVAASLNGGNVLATFVKMLQQWMLEFGFPVPQSKVFEKLIALGLAAPPPTDMKISPHLLGERHIPTAKASVENIDLSNIQLGNVFRSLCDSIIENIHSMMPKTILLNANIKRIVGNGSGLSRNAVLQRAVEHYYSLPLEFTSGGDAAKGAAIAVILSKI